From one Caldisalinibacter kiritimatiensis genomic stretch:
- a CDS encoding single-stranded DNA-binding protein, which translates to MVDKVIQTNSVTIVGKVVDELEFSHEMYGEGFYNFCIEVPRLSEHSDVLPVTISERLLVNMDVKPGMDLVIEGQLRSYNRYVNGSNKLVLTVFARDAYVPPSEEELEQLYKKPNEIFLDGYICKNPVYRTTPFGREITDLLIAVNRPYNKSDYIPCIAWGRNARFCEKLKVGDHIKLWGRIQSREYQKKLDNGEVENRVAYEVSISKLEYIENDNNRLEKDENE; encoded by the coding sequence ATGGTTGATAAAGTAATTCAAACTAATAGTGTAACTATTGTTGGAAAGGTAGTCGATGAACTGGAGTTTAGCCATGAAATGTATGGTGAAGGCTTTTATAACTTTTGCATTGAAGTTCCAAGATTAAGTGAGCATTCTGATGTACTTCCAGTTACTATTTCTGAGAGATTATTAGTCAATATGGATGTGAAGCCAGGTATGGATTTAGTAATTGAAGGACAATTGAGGTCGTACAACAGATACGTCAATGGGAGTAACAAACTAGTTTTAACTGTGTTTGCAAGGGATGCTTATGTGCCACCAAGTGAAGAAGAATTGGAACAGTTATATAAAAAGCCTAATGAAATATTTTTAGATGGTTATATATGTAAAAATCCAGTTTATAGAACGACTCCTTTTGGAAGAGAAATTACAGATTTATTAATTGCAGTGAATAGGCCTTATAACAAATCAGATTATATTCCTTGTATTGCTTGGGGAAGAAATGCAAGATTTTGTGAAAAATTAAAAGTTGGTGACCATATAAAACTATGGGGAAGAATACAAAGTAGAGAGTATCAAAAGAAATTAGATAATGGAGAAGTTGAAAATAGAGTAGCATATGAAGTATCTATATCAAAATTAGAGTATATAGAAAATGATAATAACAGACTTGAAAAAGATGAGAATGAGTAA